One Lutra lutra chromosome 7, mLutLut1.2, whole genome shotgun sequence DNA window includes the following coding sequences:
- the LOC125105001 gene encoding olfactory receptor 4F3/4F16/4F29-like, whose product MDGGNHSVVSEFVFLGLTHSWEIQLLLLVFSSVLYVASMTGNILTLFSVTINPHLHSPMYFLLASLSFIDLGACSATSPKMIYDLFRKRKVISFGGCIAQIFFIHVIGGVEMVLLIAVAFDRYVAICKPLHYLTIMSPQMCILFLVAAWALGIIHSLFQLAFIVNLPFCGPNVLDSFYCDLLRLLRLACTDTYRLQFMVTVNSGFICVGSFSILLLSYVFILFTVWKHSSGSSSKALSILSAHITVVLFFFGPTMFVYTWPHPNSQLDKFLALSDAVLTPFFKSRHLHIQE is encoded by the coding sequence ATGGATGGAGGGAATCACTCGGTTGTGTCTGAGTTTGTGTTTCTGGGACTGACTCATTCATGGGAGATCCAGCTTCTTCTCCTGGTGTTCTCCTCTGTGCTCTATGTGGCAAGCATGACTGGAAACATCCTCACTCTGTTTTCTGTGACCATCAATCCTCACTTACATTCCCCTATGTACTTCCTACTGGCCAGTCTCTCTTTCATTGACTTGGGGGCCTGCTCTGCCACTTCACCCAAGATGATTTATGATCTTTTCAGAAAGCGCAAAGTTATCTCCTTTGGAGGCTGCATTGCCCAGATCTTCTTCATCCACGTCATTGGTGGCGTGGAGATGGTGCTGCTCATTGCCGTGGCCTTTGACAGATATGTTGCCATTTGTAAGCCTCTGCACTACTTGACCATCATGAGTCCACAGATGTGCATTTTGTTTCTGGTTGCTGCTTGGGCCCTTGGCATAATACACTCACTGTTCCAACTAGCATTTATTGTTAATTTACCCTTCTGTGGTCCTAATGTATTAGACAGCTTTTACTGTGACCTTCTTCGTCTCCTCAGACTGGCTTGTACAGATACCTACAGATTGCAGTTCATGGTCACTGTCAACAGTGGATTTATCTGTGTCGGCTCTTTCTCTATACTCCTCCTCTCCTACGTCTTCATCCTGTTTACTGTTTGGAAACATTCCTCAGGCAGTTCGTCCAAAGCTCTTTCCATACTGTCAGCTCACATCACTGTGgtactttttttctttggtcCAACCATGTTTGTCTATACATGGCCACATCCCAATTCACAACTGGACAaatttcttgctctctctgatgCTGTTctcactcctttttttaaatccaggcATCTACACATTCAGGAGTAA